From the genome of Pelomonas sp. SE-A7, one region includes:
- a CDS encoding protein adenylyltransferase SelO has translation MHVFPGLTLSRSPLGFSRLGPEFLTELPPEPAPAPHWVAHSEACAQRLGLGSDWRTPQALELLSGNGGESGWASVYSGHQFGVWAGQLGDGRALHVGEIEHQGQRYELQLKGAGRTPYSRMGDGRAVLRSSIREFLCSEAMAALAIPTTRALCITGSPLRVRREEIETAAIVTRVAPSFLRFGHFEHFAHHDLLPQLAQLFEHVLDRHAPECREAEVPAAALLEKVSRQTASLMADWQAVGFMHGVMNTDNMSLLGLTLDYGPFGFMDGFDPGHICNHSDHQGRYAYARQPNVAFWNLHALAQALIPLVPGEPEKASEPLLAALESYREAFPREMLGRLRAKLGLLAELPQDRELADDWLKLLAAGRTDFTIAWRHLARFDSQVEAENAAIRDLFLDREAFDAWARRYRERLLAEASLDAERGARMNRVNPAVVLRNHLAEGAIRSASEGDFGEIERLLKVLERPYDEPVLASDAALPPDWAAQLEVSCSS, from the coding sequence ATGCACGTTTTCCCTGGGCTGACGCTGTCCCGCAGCCCCCTCGGCTTCAGCCGTCTGGGCCCCGAATTCCTCACCGAGTTGCCGCCCGAACCGGCACCTGCACCGCATTGGGTCGCGCACAGCGAAGCCTGCGCGCAACGGCTGGGCCTGGGCTCTGACTGGCGCACGCCCCAGGCCCTGGAACTGCTCAGTGGCAACGGCGGCGAGAGCGGCTGGGCCAGCGTCTACAGTGGCCACCAGTTCGGCGTCTGGGCCGGCCAGCTCGGCGACGGCCGGGCCCTGCATGTGGGCGAGATCGAGCACCAGGGCCAGCGCTACGAACTGCAGCTCAAGGGCGCGGGCCGCACGCCCTACTCCCGCATGGGCGACGGCCGCGCCGTGCTGCGCAGCTCGATCCGCGAATTCCTCTGCTCCGAGGCCATGGCCGCACTCGCCATTCCCACCACCCGTGCGCTGTGCATCACAGGCAGCCCCTTGAGGGTGCGTCGGGAGGAGATCGAGACCGCCGCCATCGTCACCCGCGTAGCGCCCAGCTTCCTGCGCTTCGGCCACTTCGAGCATTTCGCCCACCATGACCTGCTGCCGCAGCTGGCGCAGCTGTTCGAGCATGTGCTGGACCGCCATGCGCCGGAATGCCGCGAGGCCGAGGTGCCCGCTGCCGCTCTGCTGGAAAAAGTAAGCCGCCAGACCGCCTCGTTGATGGCCGACTGGCAGGCCGTCGGCTTCATGCATGGGGTGATGAATACCGACAACATGTCGCTCCTGGGCCTGACGCTGGACTACGGTCCCTTCGGCTTCATGGACGGCTTCGACCCCGGCCACATCTGCAACCACAGCGACCACCAGGGCCGCTATGCCTATGCCCGTCAGCCCAATGTGGCGTTCTGGAACCTGCATGCGCTGGCGCAAGCCCTGATCCCGCTGGTGCCGGGCGAGCCGGAGAAAGCCTCCGAGCCTCTGCTGGCCGCACTGGAGAGCTACCGCGAGGCCTTCCCCCGCGAGATGCTGGGCCGCCTGCGCGCCAAGCTGGGCCTGCTGGCCGAGCTGCCGCAGGACCGCGAGCTGGCCGACGACTGGCTCAAGCTGCTGGCCGCGGGCCGCACCGACTTCACGATTGCCTGGCGCCACCTGGCCCGGTTCGACAGCCAGGTCGAGGCCGAGAACGCCGCGATCCGCGACCTGTTCCTGGACCGTGAGGCCTTCGACGCCTGGGCCCGACGCTACCGCGAGCGGCTGCTGGCCGAAGCCAGCCTGGATGCAGAACGGGGTGCGAGGATGAACCGGGTCAATCCGGCCGTGGTGCTGCGCAACCACTTGGCCGAGGGCGCGATCCGCAGCGCCAGCGAAGGGGATTTCGGCGAGATCGAGCGGCTGCTGAAAGTTCTTGAGCGGCCCTACGACGAACCGGTGCTGGCGTCCGACGCCGCACTTCCGCCCGACTGGGCTGCCCAACTCGAGGTGTCCTGTTCATCATGA
- a CDS encoding branched-chain amino acid ABC transporter substrate-binding protein: MYSSKRSLTMTAAAVALALTAVSAQAQKGETVKIAFIDPLSGLLGPVGQNQVKTFQFLIEKYNKSNPAGVKFELVPFDNKLSPADTLTAFKAATDQGIRYVTQGDSSGVAAALLDAVIKHNERNPGKEVVYLNHSAVDPDLTNSKCNYWHFRFDADTSMKMEAITTYMKDLPEIKKVFLLNQNYAHGHQVAKYAKELMGRKRPDIQVVGEELHPIAQVRDFAPYVAKIKASGADTVITGNWGSDLALLIKAANEAGYNGKFITYYTSTTGTPTAIGAAGAGRIYQVSYSHYNMGGQTQAWAEEYKAKFKDDLYTNSINHILNYLSASMAKAKSTDPVKVAAALEGLTVNSFNGEVTMRKTDHQLQQPLYMTVWEKTSAKYSYSPENTGFTLAPVKTYESYVSSTPTSCQMKRPG, from the coding sequence ATGTACAGCAGCAAGCGCTCCCTGACGATGACCGCCGCGGCGGTGGCCCTCGCCTTGACCGCCGTGTCGGCCCAGGCCCAGAAGGGCGAGACGGTCAAGATTGCCTTCATCGACCCGCTCTCGGGTCTGCTCGGTCCGGTCGGCCAGAACCAGGTCAAGACCTTCCAGTTCCTGATCGAGAAGTACAACAAGAGCAACCCGGCCGGCGTGAAGTTCGAGCTGGTGCCCTTTGACAACAAGCTGAGCCCGGCTGACACGCTGACCGCCTTCAAGGCCGCCACCGACCAGGGCATCCGCTACGTGACCCAGGGTGACAGCTCGGGCGTGGCCGCCGCGCTGCTGGACGCCGTGATCAAGCACAACGAGCGCAATCCGGGCAAGGAAGTGGTCTATCTGAACCACTCGGCCGTGGACCCCGACCTCACCAACAGCAAGTGCAATTACTGGCACTTCCGCTTCGACGCCGACACCTCGATGAAGATGGAGGCGATCACCACCTACATGAAGGACCTGCCGGAGATCAAGAAGGTCTTCCTGCTGAACCAGAACTACGCCCACGGCCACCAGGTCGCCAAGTACGCCAAGGAACTGATGGGCCGCAAGCGTCCGGACATCCAGGTGGTCGGCGAGGAACTGCACCCGATTGCCCAGGTGCGCGACTTCGCCCCCTATGTGGCCAAGATCAAGGCCAGCGGCGCCGACACGGTGATCACCGGCAACTGGGGTTCCGACCTGGCCCTCTTGATCAAGGCGGCCAACGAGGCCGGCTACAACGGCAAGTTCATCACCTACTACACCAGCACCACGGGCACGCCCACGGCCATTGGCGCGGCCGGTGCCGGCCGCATCTACCAGGTGTCCTACAGCCACTACAACATGGGTGGCCAGACCCAGGCCTGGGCCGAGGAGTACAAGGCCAAGTTCAAGGATGACCTGTACACCAACAGCATCAACCACATCCTGAACTACCTGAGCGCCTCCATGGCCAAGGCCAAGTCGACCGACCCGGTCAAGGTGGCGGCGGCGCTGGAAGGCCTGACGGTCAACAGCTTCAACGGCGAAGTGACCATGCGCAAGACCGACCATCAGCTGCAGCAGCCGCTGTACATGACGGTGTGGGAGAAGACCAGCGCCAAGTACTCGTACAGCCCGGAGAACACCGGCTTCACGCTGGCCCCGGTCAAGACCTACGAGTCCTACGTCTCGAGCACGCCGACCTCGTGCCAGATGAAGCGGCCGGGATAA
- a CDS encoding branched-chain amino acid ABC transporter permease, whose protein sequence is MDQILINLLNGLSSGLLLFMLSSGLTLIFSMMGVLNFAHASFYMLGAYAAYALVGVLGFWPSLILSPLVVGLLGAGFERMALRRVHKFGHVPELLITFGLTYVLLELVQLIFGRTAVPFTPPPALQGPAFTIVQQAGSGLSIALGGAPAELCATASCSNFPMTRVFMMLVAVLMLVSLWLVLTRTRIGLVIQASLTHPEMAEALGHNVPRVLMMVFGGGCALAGLAGVIGGFTFVTEPSMAMVVGPIIFVVIVVGGIGSLAGAFVGSLLIGLLQTLPLTVDVSMASLLNGWGFKVGPENPIYPLLRLRLPEVAPTLPYLLMVLILIFRPKGLLGTRED, encoded by the coding sequence GTGGACCAAATCCTGATCAACCTGCTGAACGGCCTGTCCTCCGGACTGCTGCTGTTCATGCTGAGCTCCGGCCTGACGCTGATCTTCAGCATGATGGGCGTGCTCAATTTCGCCCATGCCAGCTTCTACATGCTGGGCGCCTATGCGGCCTATGCCCTGGTGGGCGTGCTGGGCTTCTGGCCTTCGCTGATCCTGTCGCCGCTGGTCGTGGGCCTGCTGGGCGCCGGCTTCGAGCGCATGGCGCTGCGCCGGGTCCACAAGTTTGGCCATGTGCCCGAGCTGCTGATCACCTTCGGCCTGACCTATGTGCTGCTGGAGCTGGTGCAGCTGATCTTCGGCCGCACGGCCGTGCCCTTCACGCCACCGCCGGCACTGCAGGGGCCGGCCTTCACCATCGTGCAGCAGGCGGGCAGCGGCCTGTCCATAGCCCTGGGCGGCGCGCCGGCCGAGCTCTGCGCCACGGCCTCCTGCTCCAACTTCCCGATGACGCGGGTCTTCATGATGTTGGTGGCGGTGCTGATGCTGGTGTCGCTGTGGCTGGTGCTGACCCGTACCCGCATCGGCCTGGTGATCCAGGCCTCGCTGACCCATCCCGAGATGGCCGAGGCCCTGGGGCACAACGTACCGCGGGTGCTGATGATGGTGTTCGGCGGCGGCTGCGCGCTGGCCGGCCTGGCCGGTGTGATCGGCGGCTTCACCTTCGTCACCGAGCCCTCGATGGCCATGGTGGTCGGGCCGATCATCTTCGTAGTCATCGTGGTCGGCGGCATCGGCTCGCTGGCCGGTGCCTTCGTCGGCTCGCTGCTGATAGGCCTGCTGCAGACACTGCCTCTGACCGTGGACGTGTCCATGGCCTCGCTGCTGAATGGCTGGGGCTTCAAGGTCGGTCCCGAGAACCCCATCTACCCGCTCCTGCGGCTGCGCCTGCCCGAGGTGGCGCCCACGCTGCCCTATCTGCTGATGGTGCTGATCCTGATCTTCAGGCCCAAGGGTCTGCTCGGAACGCGGGAAGATTGA
- a CDS encoding 3-(methylthio)propionyl-CoA ligase has protein sequence MALMGQMMSMPLMISSLIQHAARHSGETEIVSKRVEGDLHRYTWKDAELRSRKLAQAFARLGCRAGDRIATLAWNGYRHLEIYYGSSGSQLVCHTINPRLFPEQITWIANDAQDSVLCFDLNFLPLIEKLAPLLPTIKHYVLMCGRSHMPAQSSIPNLLCYEELVEAEDGNYAWPVFDENTASCICYTSGTTGNPKGAVYSHRSTILHAYASAMPDAMDCSAKDVILPVVPMFHVNAWGIPYSSAIVGAKLVFPGPHLDGKSLYELFEGEKVTFSAGVPTVWLGLINYVKGNGLKFSTFKRTVIGGSACPPAMLATLMDDFGIEVIHAWGMTELSPLGTLSKLTSKQLALPQEQQRRILEKQGKVIYGIDMAVIDDEGAPQPWDGASSGNLVVRGHWVIDQYFGGRVSPLVDVQGAGSWFPTGDVATIDADGFMQITDRSKDVIKSGGEWISSIDLENIAMAHPAVHEAAAIASRHPKWDERPLLVVVRKPDAELTREEMLAFYEGRIAKWQIPDDVVFVAEIPHTATGKIQKLKLREQFKDHRLPGA, from the coding sequence ATGGCGCTGATGGGCCAGATGATGTCCATGCCGCTGATGATCTCGTCGCTGATTCAGCATGCCGCGCGGCATTCGGGCGAGACCGAGATCGTCAGCAAGCGGGTCGAGGGCGACCTGCATCGCTACACCTGGAAGGACGCCGAGCTGCGCTCGCGCAAGCTGGCCCAGGCCTTTGCGCGCCTGGGCTGCCGCGCCGGTGACCGGATCGCCACGCTGGCCTGGAACGGCTACCGCCACCTGGAGATCTACTACGGCAGCTCGGGCTCGCAGCTGGTGTGCCACACGATCAATCCGCGCCTGTTCCCCGAGCAGATCACCTGGATCGCCAACGATGCGCAGGACTCGGTGCTGTGCTTCGACCTGAACTTCCTGCCCTTGATCGAAAAGCTGGCGCCGCTGCTGCCGACGATCAAGCACTACGTCCTGATGTGCGGCCGTTCGCACATGCCGGCGCAAAGCTCGATCCCGAACCTGCTTTGCTACGAGGAGCTGGTCGAGGCCGAGGACGGCAACTACGCCTGGCCGGTGTTCGACGAGAACACCGCCTCCTGCATCTGCTACACCTCGGGCACCACGGGCAATCCCAAGGGCGCGGTCTACAGCCACCGCTCGACCATCCTGCATGCCTATGCCTCGGCCATGCCCGATGCGATGGACTGCTCGGCCAAGGACGTGATCCTGCCGGTCGTGCCCATGTTCCACGTCAATGCCTGGGGCATTCCGTACAGCTCGGCCATCGTCGGCGCCAAGCTGGTGTTCCCCGGGCCGCACCTGGACGGCAAGTCGCTGTACGAGCTGTTCGAGGGCGAGAAGGTCACGTTCAGTGCCGGCGTGCCCACGGTCTGGCTGGGACTGATCAACTACGTCAAGGGCAACGGCCTGAAGTTCTCGACCTTCAAGCGCACCGTGATCGGTGGCTCGGCCTGCCCGCCGGCCATGCTGGCCACGCTGATGGACGACTTCGGCATCGAGGTGATCCATGCCTGGGGCATGACCGAGCTGTCGCCGCTGGGCACGCTTTCCAAGCTGACCAGCAAGCAGCTGGCCCTGCCGCAGGAGCAGCAGCGCCGGATCCTTGAGAAGCAGGGCAAGGTGATTTACGGCATCGACATGGCGGTGATCGACGACGAGGGCGCGCCCCAGCCCTGGGACGGCGCCTCGTCCGGCAACCTGGTGGTGCGCGGCCACTGGGTGATAGACCAGTATTTCGGCGGCAGGGTCTCGCCGCTGGTCGATGTGCAGGGCGCGGGTTCCTGGTTCCCCACCGGCGACGTGGCCACCATCGACGCCGACGGCTTCATGCAGATCACCGACCGCAGCAAGGACGTGATCAAGAGCGGCGGCGAGTGGATCAGCTCCATCGACCTCGAGAACATCGCCATGGCCCATCCGGCCGTGCACGAGGCGGCGGCCATCGCGTCGCGGCATCCCAAGTGGGACGAGCGGCCGCTGCTGGTCGTGGTCAGGAAGCCCGATGCCGAACTGACCCGCGAGGAGATGCTGGCTTTCTACGAGGGCCGCATCGCCAAGTGGCAGATCCCGGACGACGTGGTCTTCGTGGCGGAGATCCCGCACACGGCCACCGGCAAGATCCAGAAGCTCAAGCTGAGAGAGCAGTTCAAGGACCACCGGTTGCCCGGGGCCTGA
- the msrB gene encoding peptide-methionine (R)-S-oxide reductase MsrB produces the protein MSSPKTYPVQKTDAEWREQLDAMQYQVARHAATERAFTGKYWDHWQAGQYNCVGCGIKLFEADTKFDAGCGWPSYFAPVNAEVIERVVDRSHGMVRVEVRCNQCGSHLGHVFPDGPAPTGERFCINSAAIDFAPPAPDPKP, from the coding sequence ATGAGCTCTCCCAAGACCTACCCCGTCCAGAAGACCGATGCCGAGTGGCGCGAGCAACTCGACGCCATGCAATACCAGGTGGCCCGCCATGCCGCCACCGAGCGTGCCTTCACCGGCAAGTACTGGGACCACTGGCAGGCCGGCCAGTACAACTGCGTGGGCTGCGGCATCAAGCTGTTCGAGGCCGACACCAAGTTCGACGCCGGCTGCGGCTGGCCCAGCTACTTCGCGCCGGTCAATGCCGAGGTGATCGAGCGCGTGGTCGACCGCAGCCACGGCATGGTGCGAGTTGAAGTTCGCTGCAACCAGTGCGGCTCGCACCTGGGCCATGTGTTCCCCGACGGCCCGGCGCCGACCGGCGAGCGCTTCTGCATCAATTCGGCCGCGATAGACTTCGCGCCGCCCGCCCCCGACCCCAAGCCCTGA